One Alligator mississippiensis isolate rAllMis1 chromosome 1, rAllMis1, whole genome shotgun sequence genomic window carries:
- the LOC132248575 gene encoding coiled-coil domain-containing protein 89-like, translating to MPQDEEGPEMACLSNGPPETELGTGDLADLCKALEKLHELPAGEKGEKAFLRSRLHEQSQLICILKKRGDEAQMRCKALEQLNAELEELRMKDAANLKSQTQRAQQLEERFMDLAANHEDMIYFKDEHKRQNTQLREENKRLREENQSLFSQALREKEAEILQLASQEKMVSRELGALKETWAQERDRAQEREKELLEAQSQQASDHAREVHSLRSQVQTLQKYQQVIAQLEQAEKQQRVEGNELQAKLDRVSREKEELLHLAMDRGKMLQEKQREVQRLEKKLEATEKAKQIADERFERQAAVVDSGLRVRELQRRLEGSEQAYNELRKQFEAYKKHSIDLLTKEKKLNTKLRHFAA from the coding sequence ATGCCTCAGGATGAGGAGGGCCCAGAGATGGCCTGTCTCTCAAATGGCCCACCAGAAACTGAATTAGGAACGGGAGACCTAGCAGATCTCTGTAAGGCCTTGGAGAAGCtccatgagctccctgcaggggagAAGGGTGAGAAGGCTTTTCTACGCTCCCGCCTCCATGAGCAGTCTCAGCTCATCTGCATACTAAAGAAACGAGGTGATGAAGCCCAAATGCGTTGCAAGGCACTGGAACAGCTCAATGCGGAGCTGGAGGAGCTGAGGATGAAGGATGCTGCAAACCTGAAAAGCCAGACCCAGCGGGCTCAACAGCTGGAGGAGCGCTTTATGGACCTGGCTGCCAACCACGAGGACATGATCTACTTCAAGGATGAGCACAAGCGACAGAACACGCAGCTGAGGGAGGAAAATAAGCGTCTCAGAGAGGAGAACCAGAGTCTCTTCAGCCAGGCCCTTAGGGAGAAGGAGGCCGAGATACTTCAGCTAGCTTCCCAGGAGAAGATGGTCTCTCGAGAACTGGGTGCCTTAAAGGAGACCTGGGctcaagagagagacagagctcaGGAGCgagagaaggagctgctggaagcTCAGAGCCAGCAAGCCAGTGATCATGCCAGGGAAGTTCATTCACTGAGAAGCCAGGTACAAACCCTGCAGAAGTACCAGCAAGTGAttgcacagctggagcaggcagaaaagcagcaaagagTTGAGGGCAATGAGTTGCAGGCCAAGCTGGACAGGGTGAGCCGGGAGAAGGAGGAGCTCTTGCATTTGGCCATGGACAGGGGCAAAATGCTGCAGGAGAAGCAACGGGAGGTCCAGCGGCTGGAGAAGAAGTTGGAGGCTACAGAGAAGGCTAAGCAAATTGCAGATGAGCGCTTTGAGAGGCAAGCAGCAGTAGTGGATAGCGGGCTGAGGGTCCGGGAGCTGCAGCGGCGGCTGGAGGGAAGTGAGCAGGCATATAATGAGCTGCGGAAGCAGTTTGAAGCTTACAAGAAACACAGCATAGACTTGCtcactaaagaaaaaaagttgaaTACCAAACTCCGCCACTTCGCTGCATGA
- the TMEM126A gene encoding transmembrane protein 126A, whose product MTPREPPEVISPVKNIENQRIKVLQKLFEQLPEEDQEFLEHGSIFLGLSASVCGLIVNRSFRKILNISRAGIPSTLLMTMIPLTSTYATYNSLVVQPLLTGDLNCSSCAIARGGLIGSVVGALCPITLAIFLNGGLAARYTTAFLPQMGNILRFWISTSRPVFKKMSLVLALQTMAGAYLGSRSHGTYVKMLQLPQTKKWP is encoded by the exons ATGACACCAAGAGAGCCCCCGGAAGTAATTTCTCCAGTGAAAAATATAGAGAATCAAAGAATCAAAGTTCTGCAAAAGTTGTTTGAACAGCTTCCAGAAGAAGATCA AGAATTTTTGGAACATGGCTCAATCTTCCTGGGACTAAGTGCAAGCGTATGTGGCCTAATAGTAAACAGGTCATTCAGGAAAATCCTAAATATCTCACGTGCTGGCATACCATCTACATTGTTGATGACTATGATCCCATTAACCTCAACATATGCAACTTACAACAGTTTAGTTGTCCAGCCTTTACTGACAG GTGATCTAAACTGTTCATCCTGCGCTATAGCCAGAGGAGGATTAATTGGGTCTGTTGTaggtgctctgtgccccattaCATTGGCTATATTTCTAAATGGAGGCCTGGCAGCCAG GTACACCACAGCTTTCTTGCCACAAATGGGAAATATCTTGCGCTTCTGGATCAGTACTTCTAGACCAGTCTTTAAAAAGATGAGTCTTGTCCTGGCTCTACAAACCATGGCTGGAGCTTACCTTGGATCCCGCAGTCATGGAACATATGTGAAAATGTTGCAGCTACCTCAAACTAAAAAATGGCCTTAA